From a region of the Haloferax volcanii DS2 genome:
- the gap gene encoding type I glyceraldehyde-3-phosphate dehydrogenase: MSEKSYLSAGENVDESDVVRVALNGFGRIGRNIFRAVLDNPKVELVAINDVMDFDDMAYLAKYDSVMGRLDGVERDGDSLSIGGTSVSLYNVQSPAELPWGELDVDVALECTGIFRTKEDASAHLEAGADKVVISAPPKGDEPVKQIVYGVNHDEYDGEDIVSNASCTTNSVTPVAKVLDEEFGIENGLLTTVHAYTGSQNLIDSPHAKQRRGRAAAENIVPTTTGAAQAATEILPQLDGKLDGMAIRVPVPNGSLTELVVRLEDKPSVEEINDAFRAAADSGPLAGVLGYTDDEVTSRDILGLPFSSTVDLNTTNQVNDGGLYKILTWYDNEYGFSNRMLDVAHFVTHQ, translated from the coding sequence ATGAGTGAAAAATCCTACCTCAGCGCGGGCGAGAACGTGGATGAATCGGACGTGGTGCGGGTGGCACTCAACGGCTTCGGCCGCATCGGCCGGAACATCTTCCGTGCCGTCCTCGACAACCCGAAGGTCGAACTGGTCGCCATCAACGACGTCATGGACTTCGACGACATGGCGTATCTCGCGAAGTACGACTCCGTCATGGGCCGGCTCGACGGCGTCGAGCGAGACGGCGACTCGCTGTCCATCGGCGGCACCTCGGTGAGCCTCTACAACGTCCAGTCCCCCGCGGAGCTTCCGTGGGGCGAACTCGACGTGGACGTGGCGCTCGAATGTACGGGCATCTTCCGTACGAAGGAAGACGCCTCCGCACACCTCGAAGCGGGCGCGGACAAGGTCGTCATCTCCGCGCCGCCGAAGGGCGACGAGCCGGTCAAGCAGATCGTCTACGGCGTCAACCACGACGAGTACGACGGCGAGGACATCGTCTCGAACGCCTCCTGTACGACCAACTCCGTCACGCCGGTCGCGAAGGTGCTCGACGAGGAGTTCGGCATCGAGAACGGTCTCCTGACGACCGTCCACGCCTATACGGGCAGCCAGAACCTCATCGACAGCCCCCACGCGAAACAGCGCCGCGGGCGTGCCGCCGCCGAGAACATCGTCCCGACGACGACCGGCGCGGCGCAGGCGGCCACCGAGATTCTGCCCCAGCTCGACGGCAAGCTCGACGGCATGGCGATTCGCGTCCCCGTGCCGAACGGCTCGCTCACCGAGCTCGTCGTCCGTCTCGAAGACAAGCCCTCCGTCGAGGAGATTAACGACGCCTTCCGCGCCGCGGCCGACTCCGGCCCGCTCGCGGGCGTCCTCGGCTACACGGACGACGAGGTCACCTCGCGTGACATCCTCGGCCTGCCGTTCTCCAGCACCGTCGACCTCAACACGACCAACCAGGTCAACGACGGCGGCCTCTACAAGATACTGACGTGGTACGACAACGAGTACGGCTTCTCCAACCGGATGCTCGACGTCGCCCACTTCGTCACCCACCAGTAG